A single Tenacibaculum sp. Bg11-29 DNA region contains:
- a CDS encoding sterol desaturase family protein — MNFTNPLVYGVPCFLGLILLELTYSKTHDKKELYSWKDLGASLTMGIGSAILAPLIKTISAIIIFNYVYDVFNPLVNGIRTNIMGWESFGYAWYVWIVCQLLDDFSYYWFHRQNHMVRFLWAAHIVHHSSDNFNLGTAVRNGWFTILYKPFFYMWLPAIGFPPEMVVVCLGIEALWQFQLHSVYIPKLKFIDVIFNTHTMHQVHHAKNVEYMDKNHGGFLNIFDRVFGTWKELDEKVEIQYGVTHAPDSYNPWVILTHEYKDIWNDTKKSSNWIHKFMYIFGPPGWSHDGSTISVKQMQKIILQKNKD; from the coding sequence ATGAATTTTACAAACCCATTAGTATATGGTGTACCTTGTTTTTTAGGGCTTATTTTACTAGAACTCACATATAGCAAAACGCATGATAAAAAAGAACTTTACAGTTGGAAAGATTTAGGTGCTAGTTTAACTATGGGTATTGGCTCTGCTATTCTTGCTCCTTTAATAAAGACAATTTCTGCAATTATTATTTTTAATTATGTTTATGACGTTTTTAACCCTCTAGTAAATGGTATCCGTACCAATATCATGGGTTGGGAATCTTTTGGTTATGCTTGGTATGTATGGATTGTTTGTCAACTATTAGACGACTTTAGCTATTACTGGTTTCACCGACAAAATCATATGGTTCGTTTCTTGTGGGCAGCACACATTGTACATCACTCTTCAGACAATTTTAATTTAGGAACCGCAGTTCGTAATGGCTGGTTTACAATTTTATATAAACCTTTTTTTTATATGTGGCTTCCTGCAATTGGTTTTCCACCAGAAATGGTCGTCGTTTGTTTAGGTATTGAAGCTTTATGGCAATTTCAATTACATTCAGTATATATTCCAAAACTTAAATTTATTGATGTAATATTTAACACACATACAATGCATCAAGTACATCACGCTAAAAACGTAGAATATATGGATAAAAATCATGGAGGGTTTTTAAATATTTTTGATAGAGTTTTTGGAACATGGAAAGAGCTTGACGAAAAAGTCGAAATCCAATACGGTGTAACACATGCTCCTGACTCATATAATCCTTGGGTAATTTTAACTCATGAATATAAAGATATTTGGAACGACACCAAAAAGTCTAGCAATTGGATTCATAAATTTATGTATATTTTCGGACCTCCAGGGTGGAGTCATGACGGAAGTACAATTAGCGTTAAGCAGATGCAAAAAATTATTTTACAAAAAAATAAGGATTAA
- a CDS encoding TlpA disulfide reductase family protein, with protein sequence MKKIVFLVAIAITMVSCKKEQNNFVSFSGKITNKNSDSIVISNPQLKFNRVIKVDENGVFKDTMNLKDGFYRLSDGKEGTTLYLKNGANVNMTLDTKEFDETVVFTGEGASESNFLAKAALLQKGFFKDKALFELPKEEFETKTNNFINEFNKRIETTKLDSTFVSFQKKNIKGLKQYLNKTHADKLYLAKNLAKGMASPKFVDYENIKGGTTSLDDLKGKYVYFDVWATWCNPCKKEIPFLQKMEEKYHGKNIEFVSISVDQMKDHEAWKKMIADKKLSGTQLFADKNWKSKFVTDYVINGIPRFILIDPLGNIVNSNAPRPSDPKLIELFNSLEL encoded by the coding sequence ATGAAAAAAATAGTTTTCTTAGTGGCAATTGCCATTACTATGGTTTCTTGTAAAAAAGAACAAAACAACTTTGTTTCTTTTTCAGGGAAAATCACCAATAAAAATTCGGATTCGATCGTTATTTCTAATCCTCAACTTAAGTTCAATAGAGTAATTAAGGTTGATGAAAATGGTGTTTTTAAGGATACAATGAATCTTAAAGATGGATTTTATCGTCTTTCTGACGGAAAAGAAGGTACTACTTTGTACTTAAAAAATGGTGCTAATGTTAACATGACACTTGACACTAAAGAATTTGATGAAACTGTTGTTTTTACAGGAGAAGGGGCTAGTGAGAGCAATTTCTTAGCGAAAGCAGCTTTACTACAAAAAGGTTTTTTTAAAGATAAAGCTTTATTTGAATTACCTAAAGAGGAATTTGAAACAAAGACAAACAACTTTATAAATGAGTTTAATAAAAGAATTGAAACTACAAAGTTAGATTCTACTTTTGTTTCTTTTCAAAAGAAAAACATAAAAGGTTTAAAACAATATTTAAACAAAACACATGCAGACAAGTTATATTTAGCTAAAAACTTAGCGAAAGGAATGGCTTCTCCAAAATTTGTTGACTATGAAAACATTAAAGGAGGTACAACTTCTTTAGATGATTTAAAAGGAAAATATGTATATTTTGATGTTTGGGCTACTTGGTGTAATCCTTGTAAAAAAGAAATTCCTTTTTTACAAAAAATGGAAGAAAAATACCATGGAAAAAATATTGAATTTGTAAGTATTTCTGTTGATCAAATGAAGGATCATGAAGCTTGGAAAAAAATGATTGCTGATAAAAAATTATCTGGAACACAATTATTTGCTGATAAAAACTGGAAATCTAAATTTGTTACTGATTATGTTATTAATGGAATTCCTAGATTTATTTTAATCGATCCACTAGGAAACATTGTTAATTCAAATGCTCCAAGACCATCTGACCCTAAGTTAATTGAGTTATTTAACTCTTTAGAACTTTAA
- a CDS encoding YifB family Mg chelatase-like AAA ATPase, with protein MLIKTYGSAVFGIEATTITVEVNIDKGIGYHLVGLPDNAVRESSYRISAALNNNGFKLPGKKIIINMAPADIRKEGAAYDLTLAVGILAASNQIKATNISEYVIMGELSLDGSLQPIKGALPIAIKAREEGYKNFILPKENAKEAAIVNDINILGVENIMDVINHLENKEMIKPTIVDTRAEFYKHVDFPEFDFSDVKGQESIKRCMEIAAAGGHNIILIGPPGAGKTMLAKRLPSILPPMTLQEALETTKIHSVVGKVKNSGLQYSRPFRSPHHSCSDIALIGGGNNLPQPGEISLAHNGVLFLDELPEFKRGVLEVLRQPLEDREVTISRARFSVNYPSSFMLVASMNPSPSGFFNDPDSPMTSSPAEMQRYLSKISGPLLDRIDIHIEVTPVPFEKLSEDRKGETSVAIRERVTKAREIQTERYKNSNTVHYNAQMNVKQIREFCKLSKESSNLLKVAMEKLNLSARAYDRILKVSRTIADLDASNNIKSDHITEAIQYRSLDREGWLG; from the coding sequence ATGCTTATAAAAACCTATGGATCTGCTGTTTTTGGTATTGAAGCTACCACAATTACCGTGGAAGTAAATATAGATAAAGGAATCGGCTACCATTTAGTTGGCTTACCTGATAATGCTGTACGAGAAAGTTCTTATCGTATTTCTGCTGCACTAAATAATAATGGTTTTAAACTTCCTGGAAAAAAAATTATCATTAATATGGCTCCTGCTGATATTCGTAAAGAAGGTGCTGCTTATGATTTAACCTTAGCTGTTGGAATACTTGCTGCATCTAATCAAATTAAAGCTACCAACATTAGTGAGTATGTAATTATGGGAGAACTTTCTTTAGACGGAAGTTTACAACCTATTAAAGGTGCATTACCAATAGCAATTAAAGCCAGAGAAGAAGGTTATAAAAATTTTATTCTACCAAAAGAAAATGCAAAAGAAGCTGCCATTGTTAATGATATAAATATACTGGGGGTAGAAAATATTATGGATGTTATTAATCATTTAGAAAATAAAGAAATGATTAAACCAACAATAGTTGATACTCGCGCTGAATTTTATAAGCATGTAGATTTTCCCGAATTTGATTTTTCTGACGTTAAAGGTCAAGAAAGTATTAAACGCTGTATGGAAATTGCAGCAGCTGGAGGTCATAATATTATTTTAATTGGTCCACCTGGGGCTGGAAAAACAATGTTAGCCAAAAGGTTGCCGTCTATATTACCTCCTATGACATTGCAGGAAGCTTTGGAAACTACAAAAATCCATTCCGTTGTTGGTAAGGTAAAAAACTCTGGACTTCAATATAGTCGCCCATTTAGATCTCCACATCATAGCTGTTCAGATATTGCTCTCATTGGTGGGGGGAATAATTTACCACAACCTGGAGAAATTTCTTTAGCTCATAATGGTGTATTATTTTTAGATGAACTACCCGAATTTAAAAGAGGAGTTCTTGAGGTTTTACGACAGCCTTTAGAAGATAGAGAAGTTACTATTTCTAGGGCTAGATTTTCGGTAAACTATCCAAGTAGCTTTATGTTAGTCGCAAGTATGAATCCAAGTCCATCGGGCTTTTTTAACGACCCTGATTCTCCAATGACATCATCTCCTGCCGAAATGCAACGTTATTTAAGTAAAATTTCAGGTCCACTGCTTGACAGGATTGATATACATATAGAAGTAACTCCTGTACCCTTTGAAAAATTATCAGAAGATAGAAAAGGGGAAACTAGCGTTGCTATTAGGGAACGTGTAACAAAGGCTAGAGAAATACAAACTGAACGTTATAAAAATTCAAATACTGTACATTACAATGCTCAAATGAATGTAAAACAAATTCGAGAGTTTTGTAAACTTTCTAAAGAAAGCAGTAATTTACTAAAAGTTGCTATGGAAAAGCTAAACCTTTCAGCAAGAGCCTATGATAGAATATTAAAGGTTTCTCGTACTATTGCTGATTTAGACGCCTCAAACAATATAAAATCCGATCATATAACTGAAGCCATTCAATACAGAAGTTTAGATCGTGAGGGTTGGTTAGGATAA
- a CDS encoding anthranilate synthase component I family protein encodes MSLRTICTFSIDSPSEFKQHLFQWSKQFETTLWLDSNNYEQNYSSFDYCLAAEEFTSIKTDYYNAFDKLKEYQSYTKDYIFGYISYDVKNDVEKLKSTNFDGLHFPDLYFFQPQKLIFIKGNTVEFHYLRMIDDELEEDFEEIIATNIITSSKEIKNTSKEEKIKIKLRIHKDQYYKKVNTILDHINRGDIYEANFCQEFYAENTVIDPYKIYQHLNDISEPPFATFFRHEHQYLLSATPERYIKKIGDKIISQPIKGTAKRLIDKIEDDKIAFDLSRDEKERSENIMIVDLVRNDLSKIAKKGSVHVEELCKVYSFKQVHQMISTVVSETETNTHPVDIIKNTFPMGSMTGAPKISAMQIIEKLEETKRGLYSGTIGYFTPSGDFDFNVIIRSILYNADEKYVSYSVGGAITAKSTPEKEYEECLLKAKAMKYVLLNSK; translated from the coding sequence ATGTCTTTAAGAACAATCTGCACCTTTTCTATAGATTCTCCTTCAGAATTTAAACAACATTTATTCCAATGGTCAAAACAGTTTGAAACCACACTTTGGTTAGATTCTAATAATTACGAGCAAAATTATAGTTCTTTTGACTATTGTTTGGCTGCAGAAGAATTTACTTCTATAAAAACAGATTATTATAATGCTTTTGATAAACTAAAAGAATACCAATCATATACTAAGGATTATATTTTTGGCTATATTTCTTACGATGTAAAAAACGATGTTGAAAAATTAAAGTCAACTAATTTTGATGGACTTCACTTCCCTGATTTATATTTTTTTCAACCGCAAAAATTAATTTTTATTAAAGGAAATACTGTTGAATTCCATTACCTAAGAATGATCGATGATGAGCTGGAAGAAGATTTTGAAGAAATTATTGCTACTAACATAATTACATCTTCAAAAGAAATAAAGAATACATCAAAAGAGGAGAAAATAAAAATAAAACTTAGAATTCATAAAGATCAATATTACAAAAAGGTAAATACCATTTTAGATCATATAAACAGAGGTGATATATATGAAGCTAATTTTTGCCAAGAGTTTTATGCTGAAAATACAGTAATAGATCCTTATAAAATATATCAACATTTAAACGATATATCTGAACCTCCTTTCGCTACATTTTTCAGACACGAACATCAATATTTATTATCTGCTACTCCAGAAAGATATATAAAAAAAATAGGCGATAAAATAATATCTCAACCTATAAAAGGTACAGCTAAACGTTTAATTGATAAAATTGAAGATGATAAAATTGCATTCGATTTATCGCGTGATGAAAAAGAACGTTCAGAAAATATAATGATTGTTGACTTAGTTCGTAATGATTTATCTAAAATAGCAAAAAAAGGGAGTGTACATGTTGAAGAATTATGTAAAGTATACTCTTTTAAACAAGTACATCAAATGATTTCAACAGTAGTCTCTGAAACAGAAACTAATACGCATCCTGTTGATATAATCAAAAACACTTTTCCAATGGGAAGTATGACCGGAGCTCCAAAAATATCTGCAATGCAAATCATTGAAAAATTAGAAGAAACTAAACGTGGATTGTATTCAGGAACTATCGGTTATTTTACTCCAAGTGGAGATTTCGATTTTAATGTTATTATTAGAAGTATTTTATATAACGCTGATGAAAAATATGTTTCATATTCAGTCGGCGGAGCTATTACAGCAAAGTCTACACCTGAAAAAGAATACGAAGAATGCTTACTAAAAGCAAAAGCAATGAAATATGTTTTACTAAATAGTAAATAG
- the tilS gene encoding tRNA lysidine(34) synthetase TilS, whose amino-acid sequence MLQKLAEHIDENFSFLKNKKLLIAISGGIDSVVLSHLLHQLCYTISLAHCNFQLRGEESNLDEEFINNLGIKLDITTFSIRFETNKYSKKNKLSTQLAARKLRYDWFQQLTEENNFDYILTAHHADDNLETFLINLTRGTGLDGLTGIPPVNKNIIRPLLVFSREEIEEHALKNNIKWRKDASNLETKYVRNKIRHKIIPILKELNPSLLKTHNKTTESLKQSQQIITDKIKETSIKITSKQDDILKINISELVKLSNPKAYLYQLLKRYKFTSWNDIYDLIYAQSSKKVLTNSYTLIKDRDFLLLLPSDKKLTSKSEQIIIHKGDVKVINPINLLFEDVNKKTIFDKNSIYVDKNLLNYPLIIRRWQEGDFFYPTGMLGKKKISKYFKDEKLSILDKKNIWLLCSNNNEIIWIIGKRQDRRFSSTNNTTQLLRLTI is encoded by the coding sequence ATGCTTCAAAAACTAGCAGAACATATTGATGAAAATTTTTCATTTTTAAAAAACAAAAAACTTCTAATTGCTATTTCTGGAGGAATTGATAGTGTTGTTTTGTCTCATTTATTACACCAATTATGTTATACTATTTCTTTAGCTCATTGTAATTTTCAGTTAAGAGGAGAAGAAAGTAATTTAGATGAAGAATTTATTAACAACTTAGGAATTAAATTAGATATTACTACTTTTTCAATTCGATTTGAAACTAATAAATATTCAAAAAAAAATAAACTTTCAACTCAATTAGCTGCAAGAAAATTGCGTTATGATTGGTTTCAACAATTAACTGAAGAAAATAATTTCGACTATATCTTAACAGCTCATCATGCTGATGATAATTTAGAAACTTTTTTAATTAATTTAACCAGAGGTACAGGCTTAGATGGTTTAACAGGAATCCCACCTGTTAACAAAAATATTATACGCCCGTTACTTGTATTTTCAAGAGAAGAAATAGAAGAACATGCTTTAAAAAATAATATTAAATGGCGAAAGGATGCTAGTAATTTAGAAACAAAATATGTTAGAAATAAAATAAGACATAAAATTATTCCTATTCTTAAAGAACTAAATCCAAGTCTATTAAAAACACATAACAAAACTACTGAGTCTTTAAAGCAATCTCAGCAAATTATTACTGACAAGATAAAGGAAACATCAATAAAAATAACATCTAAGCAAGATGACATACTAAAAATAAATATTTCTGAATTAGTAAAATTATCAAACCCAAAAGCTTATTTATACCAACTTTTAAAAAGGTATAAATTTACATCATGGAATGACATTTATGATCTAATTTATGCGCAATCAAGCAAGAAAGTATTAACAAATTCATATACTTTAATAAAAGACAGGGATTTTTTATTACTTTTACCCTCTGATAAAAAACTCACTTCTAAAAGTGAACAAATTATCATACACAAAGGAGATGTTAAGGTAATAAATCCTATAAACTTATTGTTTGAAGATGTAAATAAAAAAACAATTTTTGACAAAAATAGTATTTATGTTGATAAAAATTTGTTAAATTACCCCCTAATCATTAGAAGATGGCAAGAAGGTGATTTTTTTTACCCAACAGGAATGTTAGGTAAAAAAAAGATTAGCAAATATTTTAAAGACGAAAAATTATCAATTTTGGACAAAAAAAACATTTGGTTACTTTGCTCAAATAATAATGAAATCATTTGGATTATTGGTAAACGACAAGACAGACGTTTTTCATCTACTAATAACACAACACAATTATTAAGATTAACTATTTAA
- a CDS encoding cytochrome c biogenesis protein CcdA yields MKKLITLFLLFLGLTVYSQSDDNPIVVTPTVEKVSETEYDLIFEIEIAEDWHLYSQYNPEDASLPMTISPAEGQSGYTLNGKAKEGETETEFSEIWGKDEIFFVDEGKLVQRITVSDATLTLITLNLDAQVCKEYCLPFDEDFTFSLIGEKVSQTVTEVDDKSQSLSQSLNLNLKNTALLKNTAEKNTEEKGGDTLLNIFLLGFVGGLLAFLTPCVFPMVPLTVSFFTKHTEKKGKGIGSAVLYGFFIILIYGLLSLPFHYLDTLDPEILNSISTNIWLNVFFFVVLIFFAGSFFGFYELTLPSSWSNKADSASNIGGIIGTFFMALTLAIVSFSCTGPILGSLLAGSLGSSGGAMQLSAGMIGFGTALALPFALFAMFPGWLNSLPKSGGWLNTVKVFLGFLELAFAFKFLSNADLVGHWDLFKREIFIGLWALISLLTALYLFGIIGKKYGKISFFRILLGVAALAFSVYLAPGVMEKPAWNQNKFLSGFAPPQFHSIYKKDNKCPLGLNCFKDFEEGIAYAKSVNKPVLLDFTGWACVNCRKMEETIWVKPEIYSLINNNFVLISLYVDDHERQLPKDEQFDFIKPNGKVKRIRTYGDKWATLQVANFKTASQPFYVLMSPELELLNSPQQYSDHTAYYDWLKTGLDNFNKN; encoded by the coding sequence ATGAAAAAACTCATTACTCTTTTTTTATTATTCTTAGGTTTAACGGTTTACTCGCAATCTGATGATAACCCAATTGTCGTAACCCCTACCGTTGAAAAAGTTTCGGAAACTGAATACGACTTAATTTTTGAAATTGAAATAGCAGAGGATTGGCATTTATATTCTCAATACAACCCTGAGGATGCTTCTTTACCTATGACTATTTCTCCTGCTGAAGGACAAAGTGGATACACACTTAACGGAAAAGCAAAAGAAGGAGAAACAGAAACTGAATTCAGTGAAATTTGGGGAAAAGATGAAATATTCTTTGTTGATGAAGGAAAACTAGTACAAAGAATAACTGTTTCTGATGCAACCTTAACTCTAATCACTCTTAATTTAGATGCACAAGTTTGTAAAGAATACTGTTTACCTTTCGATGAAGACTTTACTTTTTCATTAATTGGAGAAAAAGTATCTCAAACTGTTACTGAAGTAGATGATAAGAGTCAATCTTTATCACAATCACTAAACTTAAACTTAAAAAACACTGCTTTATTAAAAAATACGGCAGAAAAAAACACTGAAGAAAAAGGCGGTGATACATTACTTAATATTTTTCTATTAGGTTTTGTTGGAGGTTTATTAGCCTTTTTAACACCTTGTGTTTTTCCAATGGTACCTTTAACTGTATCATTCTTTACAAAACATACTGAAAAGAAAGGAAAAGGAATTGGTAGTGCTGTTTTATATGGGTTCTTTATTATATTAATTTACGGCCTGTTAAGCTTACCTTTTCACTATTTAGACACTTTAGATCCTGAAATTTTAAATAGTATTTCAACCAATATATGGTTAAATGTATTTTTCTTTGTAGTGTTAATTTTCTTTGCTGGTTCATTCTTTGGTTTTTATGAACTAACATTACCTAGTTCTTGGAGTAATAAAGCTGATAGTGCTTCGAATATTGGAGGAATTATTGGTACATTCTTTATGGCTTTAACCTTAGCAATTGTATCATTTTCTTGTACAGGTCCTATTTTAGGTTCACTTCTAGCTGGTTCATTAGGATCTAGCGGAGGAGCTATGCAATTATCAGCTGGTATGATCGGTTTTGGTACTGCTTTAGCATTACCTTTCGCTTTGTTTGCTATGTTCCCAGGATGGTTAAATTCGCTACCAAAATCTGGTGGATGGTTAAATACTGTAAAAGTTTTCTTAGGATTTTTAGAATTAGCATTCGCATTTAAATTTTTATCAAATGCTGATTTAGTAGGTCACTGGGATTTATTTAAGAGAGAAATTTTCATAGGTCTTTGGGCGCTAATCTCTTTATTAACTGCATTATATCTATTTGGTATTATTGGTAAAAAATACGGTAAGATTTCTTTCTTTAGAATCTTATTAGGTGTTGCAGCTTTAGCATTTTCGGTATATTTAGCTCCAGGTGTTATGGAAAAACCAGCATGGAATCAAAATAAATTTTTAAGTGGATTTGCTCCACCTCAATTTCATAGTATTTACAAGAAAGACAATAAATGTCCGTTAGGGTTAAATTGTTTTAAAGATTTTGAAGAAGGTATTGCTTATGCAAAATCTGTTAACAAACCTGTTTTATTAGATTTTACAGGTTGGGCATGTGTTAACTGTCGTAAAATGGAAGAAACTATTTGGGTAAAACCAGAGATTTATTCTTTAATTAATAATAATTTTGTTTTAATTTCATTGTACGTAGATGATCATGAAAGACAATTACCTAAAGATGAACAATTCGACTTTATTAAACCTAATGGTAAAGTAAAAAGAATTAGAACTTACGGTGATAAATGGGCGACATTACAAGTAGCTAATTTTAAAACAGCTTCTCAGCCATTTTATGTGTTGATGAGTCCTGAATTAGAACTTTTAAATTCACCTCAACAATATTCTGATCACACAGCCTATTATGATTGGTTAAAAACTGGATTAGATAACTTTAATAAAAACTAA
- the ahcY gene encoding adenosylhomocysteinase: MSTKTATYVPFKVKDISLADWGRKEMDLAEAEMPGLMSLREEYKNEQPLKGARIAGCLHMTIQTAVLIETLQALGAEVTWSSCNIFSTQDQAAAAIAAAGTPVYAWKDMTEEEFDWCIEQTLFFGEDKKPLNLILDDGGDLTNMVLDRYPELAAGINGLSEETTTGVHRLYDRVKAGTLPMPAINVNDSVTKSKFDNKYGCKESAVDAIRRATDIMLAGKRVTVCGYGDVGKGTAASFKGAGSIVTVTEIDPICALQAAMDGFEVKKLETVVGNSDIIITTTGNKDIIQGRHFEAMKDKVIVCNIGHFDNEIDMAWLNTNHGSTKDTIKPQVDKYNIAGNDIIILAEGRLVNLGCATGHPSFVMSNSFTNQTLAQIELWTNRSSYENEVYMLPKHLDEKVAKLHLAKIGVELTELRSDQASYIGVTVEGPYKPEHYRY, translated from the coding sequence ATGAGCACAAAAACCGCTACATACGTACCTTTTAAAGTTAAAGATATCTCTTTAGCTGATTGGGGAAGAAAAGAAATGGACTTGGCAGAAGCTGAAATGCCAGGATTAATGAGTCTTCGTGAAGAATATAAAAACGAGCAACCATTAAAAGGAGCAAGAATTGCAGGATGTTTACATATGACGATTCAGACTGCGGTTTTAATTGAAACATTACAAGCTTTAGGTGCTGAGGTAACTTGGAGTTCTTGTAATATATTTTCTACACAAGATCAGGCTGCTGCTGCTATTGCCGCTGCAGGAACACCTGTATATGCTTGGAAAGATATGACAGAAGAAGAATTTGACTGGTGTATTGAACAAACATTATTTTTTGGAGAGGATAAGAAGCCATTAAACTTAATTTTAGATGATGGTGGTGATTTAACAAATATGGTTTTAGATCGTTACCCAGAATTAGCTGCTGGAATTAACGGATTATCTGAAGAAACTACAACAGGAGTTCACCGTTTATACGATAGAGTAAAAGCAGGTACATTACCAATGCCAGCAATTAACGTAAACGATTCTGTAACTAAATCTAAATTTGATAACAAATATGGTTGTAAAGAATCTGCAGTAGATGCAATTCGTAGAGCAACAGATATTATGTTAGCAGGTAAACGTGTAACTGTTTGTGGTTACGGTGATGTAGGTAAAGGTACAGCTGCTTCATTTAAAGGTGCAGGTTCTATTGTAACTGTTACAGAAATTGATCCTATTTGTGCTTTACAAGCTGCAATGGATGGTTTTGAAGTTAAAAAATTAGAAACTGTTGTTGGTAATTCTGATATTATTATTACAACTACAGGAAATAAAGATATTATTCAAGGTCGTCATTTCGAAGCAATGAAAGACAAAGTTATCGTATGTAACATTGGGCATTTCGATAACGAAATTGACATGGCTTGGTTAAATACAAACCATGGAAGTACAAAAGATACTATTAAACCACAGGTTGATAAATATAATATCGCAGGAAATGATATTATTATTTTAGCAGAAGGTCGTTTAGTAAACTTAGGTTGTGCAACTGGTCACCCAAGTTTTGTAATGTCTAATTCATTTACAAACCAAACTTTAGCTCAAATTGAATTATGGACAAACCGTAGTTCTTATGAGAATGAAGTGTACATGTTACCAAAACATTTAGATGAAAAAGTAGCAAAATTACACTTAGCAAAAATAGGAGTAGAGCTTACAGAATTACGTTCTGATCAAGCATCTTATATTGGTGTAACTGTTGAAGGGCCATATAAGCCAGAGCACTACAGATACTAA
- a CDS encoding alpha/beta hydrolase — translation MLHQEFNFKYHKTTFFGQFWKPETIKGVVIIIHGMGEHSGRYQHVAKKLTDNNFGVIAFDHFGHGKTLGKRGHNPGFDTVLESISKLIDKTKEIFDSKLLFLYGHSMGGNAVINYTLRRENNLTGVIATSPMLKLAFDPPAWKLSLGKIMQKIAPAITLGNELDANDISRDKAEVKKYIDDPLVHDKISPNFSLSFIDSGEWAIQNASSLKVPMLLLHGTGDKIIDFKGTEAFANNSDKANLKLYKGGYHELQNDLCKEEMLQDIVNWLNSQL, via the coding sequence ATGCTGCATCAAGAATTTAACTTCAAATATCATAAAACTACTTTTTTTGGCCAATTCTGGAAACCTGAAACTATAAAAGGAGTTGTTATTATTATTCACGGAATGGGAGAACACTCTGGTCGCTACCAACATGTTGCCAAAAAGTTAACTGACAATAATTTTGGTGTTATTGCTTTTGATCATTTTGGCCATGGCAAAACACTAGGTAAACGTGGTCACAACCCTGGTTTTGATACTGTGTTAGAAAGTATTTCAAAATTAATTGATAAAACAAAAGAAATTTTTGATAGCAAACTACTCTTTTTATATGGACACTCGATGGGTGGTAATGCAGTAATAAATTATACACTTCGTAGAGAAAATAATTTAACAGGTGTCATTGCTACAAGTCCTATGCTAAAATTAGCATTCGATCCGCCAGCATGGAAGCTATCATTAGGTAAGATTATGCAAAAAATTGCTCCTGCTATAACATTAGGTAATGAACTAGATGCTAATGATATTTCTCGTGACAAGGCAGAAGTTAAAAAATATATAGACGACCCATTAGTACATGATAAAATTAGTCCTAACTTTTCTTTATCATTTATTGATTCTGGTGAGTGGGCAATTCAAAACGCTTCATCATTAAAAGTACCAATGTTATTATTACATGGTACAGGTGATAAAATTATTGATTTTAAAGGAACGGAAGCTTTTGCAAATAACTCTGACAAAGCAAACTTAAAACTTTACAAAGGTGGTTATCATGAATTACAAAATGATTTATGTAAAGAAGAAATGTTACAAGACATTGTTAATTGGCTAAACAGCCAGCTATAA
- a CDS encoding DUF4126 domain-containing protein gives MTPESIISVFLGIGLAASVGFRVFLPLFALSLAGYYNIIPINENWNWVASSSALITLGIATLLEIFAYYIPWFDNLLDTIAIPLAAIAGTAVMVSTVADLSPIITWALAIIAGGGTASVIKGTAASTRLASTATTGGIANPIISTVETGTSILMSSFSIFLPVIAILLVILLFFSFRKLYKLFFYKSSTSKKQ, from the coding sequence ATGACTCCAGAATCAATTATTAGTGTTTTTTTAGGAATTGGACTAGCAGCTTCAGTTGGCTTTAGAGTATTCCTCCCACTTTTTGCACTAAGTTTAGCGGGTTATTACAATATAATTCCTATAAATGAAAATTGGAATTGGGTAGCAAGTTCATCTGCTTTAATTACCTTAGGCATTGCTACTCTATTAGAAATATTTGCATACTATATTCCTTGGTTTGACAACTTATTAGATACTATTGCGATTCCCTTAGCTGCTATTGCAGGAACAGCTGTTATGGTATCAACAGTCGCTGACTTATCTCCTATAATCACCTGGGCTTTAGCAATAATAGCTGGTGGAGGAACAGCTTCTGTAATTAAAGGAACTGCAGCCTCTACAAGATTAGCATCAACTGCAACAACGGGTGGTATAGCAAATCCTATAATTTCGACTGTTGAGACAGGCACATCAATTCTTATGTCATCCTTCTCAATCTTTTTACCAGTAATTGCAATACTATTGGTAATCTTACTTTTTTTTAGTTTCAGAAAGTTATACAAATTATTTTTTTATAAATCATCCACTTCAAAAAAACAGTAA